In one Rhodospirillaceae bacterium genomic region, the following are encoded:
- a CDS encoding GNAT family protein, producing the protein MWPEPFRAEGRAVAVELLSHDHAGDLAEAAADGELHRLWYTLVPEPDGVGAEIDRRLCLMEEGSMLPFAIIDLRDGPLRGRAVGMTTYMNIEAKHRRLEIGYTWYRRAVQRTALNTECKFLLLSRAFEELDCIAVEFRTHAMNLQSRRGIERLGAKLDGILRHHMIMPNGSLRDTAAYSITAPDWPAVKANLLWMMEQPRD; encoded by the coding sequence ATGTGGCCGGAGCCCTTCCGCGCCGAAGGCCGGGCAGTCGCGGTCGAGCTGCTGTCCCACGACCATGCCGGCGACCTCGCCGAGGCGGCGGCGGACGGCGAGTTGCACCGGCTCTGGTACACCCTGGTGCCGGAGCCGGACGGCGTCGGCGCGGAAATCGACCGGCGGCTCTGCCTGATGGAAGAGGGCAGCATGCTGCCTTTCGCCATCATCGACCTGCGCGACGGGCCGCTTAGGGGCCGCGCCGTCGGCATGACGACCTACATGAACATCGAGGCGAAGCACCGGCGGCTGGAGATCGGTTATACCTGGTACCGCCGGGCGGTCCAGCGCACGGCGCTCAACACCGAGTGCAAGTTCCTCTTGCTCTCCAGGGCGTTCGAGGAGCTGGACTGCATCGCCGTCGAGTTCCGCACCCACGCCATGAACCTGCAGAGCCGGCGCGGTATCGAACGCCTCGGCGCGAAGCTCGACGGCATCCTGCGTCATCACATGATCATGCCGAACGGGTCTTTGCGCGACACCGCGGCCTATTCGATAACCGCGCCCGACTGGCCGGCCGTGAAGGCGAACCTGCTCTGGATGATGGAGCAGCCGCGCGATTGA
- a CDS encoding helix-turn-helix transcriptional regulator has translation MKAAQFLTFAGEQYAVVPRAEYELLCKAADEDALDAAILRQSLEEPGEELVPFELAERIADGEHPVRVWRDYRGMKAGELAARAGVAASYLSGIIANSHIFRLKPLPKIP, from the coding sequence ATGAAAGCGGCCCAATTCCTGACATTCGCCGGCGAGCAATATGCCGTGGTGCCCCGAGCGGAATATGAACTGTTGTGCAAAGCCGCCGATGAGGACGCTTTGGACGCCGCCATCCTCCGGCAGAGCCTCGAAGAGCCTGGGGAAGAACTTGTGCCCTTCGAGCTTGCCGAGCGCATCGCCGACGGCGAACATCCCGTTCGCGTGTGGCGCGACTATCGCGGGATGAAGGCCGGCGAACTGGCCGCCCGTGCCGGCGTCGCCGCGTCCTATCTCTCGGGAATTATAGCGAATAGTCACATTTTTCGCTTGAAACCGCTACCGAAAATCCCT